In Tachysurus vachellii isolate PV-2020 chromosome 1, HZAU_Pvac_v1, whole genome shotgun sequence, a genomic segment contains:
- the LOC132854465 gene encoding E3 ubiquitin-protein ligase TRIM39-like: MVQLGSLLSEDQLLCSICVDVLTDLVTTPCGHNLCKSCIILCQLCHCPLCNQILTKRTKLKINTTLRKVADYFKKKSGSDKPEVLCDACSGEKLKALKSCLDCCASLCKTHLEFHNKMPKLKKHKLLNPVENLAANICQKHERALELFCRDDQTCMCQFCIETKHKNHNTVPIEEESRKRKTQLVETQTDVQQMIQDRLKEIKEIKHSVEQSKRSTEKEKADSVEVFTALIRSIERSQAELPEMMEEKQKAAERKAEGLIKELEQEISVLKSRDTELEQLSHTEEHLHLLQIYSSMCSLPHTKNWTEISINTDVSVDTVRTALSQLQQTLNEKLTKSLNDKLKETVSTELKRIQQYAVDVTLDPDTAHSNLILSADGKQVTHGDKRQNLPDTPQRFNRYVCVLGNQSSSSGRFYYEVQVRGKTGWSLGVVRENINKKGKITAIPQNGFWTVNLKNENQYAACASPCTPSH; encoded by the exons GAGCTGCATTATACTCTGTCAACTCTGTCACTGTCCATTATGTAACCAGATACTCACCAAGAGAACTAAACTGAAGATTAATACAACACTGAGAAAGGTTGCAGATTACTTCAAGAAGAAAAGTGGTTCTGACAAACCTGAGGTTCTTTGTGATGCCTGCAGTGGAGAGAAGCTGAAGGCCCTGAAATCCTGTCTGGATTGTTGTGCTAGTTTGTGTAAAACCCATTTAGAGTTTCATAATAAAATGCCCAAACTTAAGAAACACAAACTATTAAACCCTGTGGAGAACCTGGCGGCCAACATATGCCAAAAACATGAGAGAGCTCTGGAGCTGTTCTGTAGAGATGATCAGACGTGTATGTGTCAGTTCTGTATTGAGACAAAACACAAGAATCACAACACTGTTCCTatagaggaggagagcagaaaGAGGAAG ACTCAGTTGGTGGAAACACAGACTGATGTGCAGCAGATGATTCAGGACCGACTGAAGGAGATAAAAGAGATCAAACACTCAGTAGAGCAAAGCAAA agaagcacagagaaagagaaagcagacagtgTTGAAGTCTTCACTGCTCTGATTCGCTCCATTGAGAGAAGTCAGGCTGAGCTGCCAGAGatgatggaggagaagcagaaagcagcagagaggAAGGCTGAAGGACTCATTAaagagctggagcaggaaatCAGTGTGCTAAAGAGTAgagacactgagctggagcagctctcacacactgaggagcatctccacctcctacag ATTTACTCCTCCATGTGCAGCCTTCCACACACCAAGAACTGGACTGAGATCAGCATTAACACTGATGTGAGTGTGGACACTGTGAGGAcagctctgtctcagcttcagcaGACTCTGAATGAGAAACTCACTAAATCACTCAATGACAAGTTAAAGGAAACAG tttCCACAGAACTGAAGAGGATTCAGCAGTATGCAG tggatgtgactctggatcctgatacagctcATTCAAATCTCATCCTGTctgctgatggaaaacaagtgacacatggagacaaaagacagaatctCCCTGATACACCACAGAGGTTTAATCGGTATGTCTGTGTTCTGGGAAATCAGAGTTCctcctcagggagattttattatgaggtgcaggtcagagggAAAACTGGCTGGTCATTAGGAGTCGTGAGAGAGAACATTAACAAGAAGGGGAAGATTACAGCGATTCCTCAGAATGGATTCTGGACTGTGAACCTGAAGAATGAGAATCAGTATGCTGCTTGTGCTAGTCCCTGTACcccctcacactga